The genomic interval AGCGCGAGCCGAGCGGCGAACACGCCAGCGCGGCCCGCTCGCTCTCCGGCGGCTGACGAGCCGGGGTCGGACAAGCGGGGCTGATGCGAACGGCCAGCACGCCGCGCATCGGCCCCGGCCCGCCGGGTTGATGGCCCCCTCCCCGCGGGCTATGCCCCTGGTGTTTGCCTTCCCACGATTGTCACGACACCTGGGCATCCTCCTGGGCCGCGTCGCGGTGCCAGGCGGGCGACCGTTCACGGCCGCCGCGTGCGGGTGACGTGTCCTTGCCCACCCCCCGGTGGTGCCTGTATGGGAGGGCCCTCCCCGCGTCGGCAGGGTTCCTGTCGCGCCGTCCCCTGGAGTCCGCTTGAGCGCGCGTGCCGAAGCCGTGTCGACGACCGCGTCCGACCTGCTCTCCTTGATGAAGCCCCGGCTCTCCAGCCTGGTGCTCATCACCACCGCGGGAGGCATGTTCCTGGCGCCGGGCCCCCTGGCCACGGGCCACGCCCTGGTGACGCTGCTGGCCACGGCCGGCACGGTGGGCGCCGCCAACACGCTCAACTGCTACTGGGAGCGCCATAGCGACCAGTTCATGGAGCGCACGCGCAACCGGCCGCTGCCGTCCGGGCGGATGGAGCCCGCGGTGGCGCTGTGGTTCGGCATCTCCCTGGCGCTGGTGTCGCTCCCCGCGTTGGCCCTGGGGGCCAACCTGCTGACGGCGGCGCTGGGGCTGCTCGCGCTCCTGAGCTACGTGTTCGCGTACACGCCGGCCAAGGCGCGCACCGCCGCGGCCATGATCGTGGGCGCGGTGCCCGGCGCGCTGCCCCCGCTGATGGGCTGGACGGCCGTGACGAACCAGGTGGACGCGGGCGGCTTCGCGCTCTTCGCCATCCTGTTCCTCTGGCAGATGCCGCACTTCATCGCCATCGCGCTGTTCCGCAAGGAGGAGTACGCGGCCGCGGGGCTCAAGTCCGTGCCGCTGGAGCGCGGCGATGACTCCGCCCGCGCGCAGGTCGTCCTCTACCTGGTGGCGCTGGTGCCCATGACGATGCTGCCCTTCCAGCTCCACATCGCCGGCTCCTGGTACCTGGCGGCCGCCGCGGTGCTGGGGCTGAGCTTCCTGGGCCTGGGAGCGTGGGGGTTCTTCAAGCGGCTCGGGAAGCCCTGGGCGCGCCAGACGTTCTTCTTTTCGCTCATCTACCTCACCGGATTGTTCGCGGCGCTGTGTCTGGACCGCGTTCCCCGCGGCTAGCGCGGGGCAGCCGGCGGGACACCGCCCATGCTTGATAGCTCGCTCTCCACCCCTCCCGTCCCGTTGCTCCACCTCGAGGGGCTGACCCGCCGTTTCAAGGGCCGTGTCGCGGTGGACGGGCTGACGTTGTCGGTGCGGCCCGGTGAAATCCTGGGCCTGCTGGGCCCCAACGGCGCGGGCAAGTCCACCACCTTCCAGATTCTGGCGGGCCTGTTGGCGCCCGACGCGGGCCAGGTTCGCTTCGCGGGGCGGGAGCTGTCGCTCAGCGACCCGGCGTTGCGCCGGCAGATGGGCATCATCTTCCAGCGCAGCAGCCTGGATGACCTGCTGACCGCGCGGGAGAACCTGATGCTCGGGGCCCGGCTGTATGGGCTGACGGGCGAGCGCGCGCGTGAGCGGGTGGAGGCGATGCTGGGCCTCATCGGGCTGGCGGACCGGGGCGACGAGCGGGTGGGCACGTGGTCCGGTGGCATGCGCCGCAGGCTGGAGCTGGCGCGAGCGCTGGTGCACCAGCCGCGCGTGGTGCTGATGGACGAGCCCACGCAGGGCTTGGACG from Myxococcus stipitatus carries:
- the cyoE gene encoding heme o synthase; its protein translation is MSARAEAVSTTASDLLSLMKPRLSSLVLITTAGGMFLAPGPLATGHALVTLLATAGTVGAANTLNCYWERHSDQFMERTRNRPLPSGRMEPAVALWFGISLALVSLPALALGANLLTAALGLLALLSYVFAYTPAKARTAAAMIVGAVPGALPPLMGWTAVTNQVDAGGFALFAILFLWQMPHFIAIALFRKEEYAAAGLKSVPLERGDDSARAQVVLYLVALVPMTMLPFQLHIAGSWYLAAAAVLGLSFLGLGAWGFFKRLGKPWARQTFFFSLIYLTGLFAALCLDRVPRG
- a CDS encoding ABC transporter ATP-binding protein; amino-acid sequence: MLDSSLSTPPVPLLHLEGLTRRFKGRVAVDGLTLSVRPGEILGLLGPNGAGKSTTFQILAGLLAPDAGQVRFAGRELSLSDPALRRQMGIIFQRSSLDDLLTARENLMLGARLYGLTGERARERVEAMLGLIGLADRGDERVGTWSGGMRRRLELARALVHQPRVVLMDEPTQGLDEGAFRTFWAHLKRLRDAEGITVLLTTHRADEAEVCDRLAVLDAGKLVACDTPAALASRMGGDILTVEASEPEVLAREVREKLGVDAKVVDGKVQVEARQGHSLVPRLVESFPAGRLSSVSLRRPTLADVFLQLTGRALGADVPAAEPAPRRRR